CAGGGAAAGTAATGCCACCAAATGGTACTTCATGGCCGCCTATTGAATACAGTCTTGTTCTGTCAATAGTGACATTTTGCCTCCTATTCTCCTTTTTGACGTTTTCTTCTGTCAAATTAGTTAATTCGACAACGGTAGCATCCTGTTTATCGGCCGCACATTTGTACACTTGTTGAAGCGTATTTTGATTCGCGACACAGTCGACTAAATACGAGATATTGTTGTACTTGTGTTTAATTTGTTCTACCACGTCAATATCATGGTAATCAAATAGTTGATCAGCACCATATTCTTTCAACAGTTTTTCGTGTTTCCGAGAAGCCACAACAATGATCTTGGTGAAGCCATTCAATTTATTGGCTAATTGGATGAGCGACTGACCTACTGCAGTTGCACCGCCCCATAATAAGATGGGGCCGTTTCTTTGTGGGGTTGATGGCTCCCACTTCAGGTTCAAGCCCAAGTTATAGGTCAACACCAAGCCAGCTGTGGTCAGTGACACTGGGATAGTGGCTGCCCCTTCCAAAGACCTGACAGGGCCGGCAGGTAGAACATCTTCACCCAAAAATTTGAGTTCATTGGGTGATTTGTAGGCAACCACAGTTGAAATAGCAGAATATTCAGCAAAAGCACCATTGGAAGGAAACCTTACGGAAGATCCGTGAATGAACCCATAAATATAATCACCAATAGAAAAGTCTTTAGGATCGACGGCTGGGCCCAATTTGACAATTTGGCCGGCAGCGTCACATCCCAGAATAGATCCTTGAGGCCCGACCTTGTAGTCAATGTGTGCCCAATCAGTCGGGTTACCAGCAACAGCGAGTGTCTTAATCAATACGAATCCTTCTTCCAATTCAGGAATGGGAACGCCCTCTTTGACAACCGCTTTACCGTCTTCAATGACGACAGCCTTCATGGTTTCTGGAATTGCAACTTGCCTGTTTGTAGGTTATATGTAATTGTCGTTGATAATCTGTATTCAGCTTGCCATTTTATAGAATATGGTTAGAAGGATCTTAAGctagataaagaaaaagaaaaaaatagaaaaaagcCTGCCCGCTTTATAAGAACTTTTCTCAATATCTGTTGAGGAACACTTAGTAATATTGTCTATCATGGTTGCTTTATTCTTGGTGATATTACTCTCTGGGATTCGATGTGTTCTCATCATCTGAAGGGTTTCCTATGTGTTGAAAGCCTATCCCACTAGACGGAGCCGCGCGCCAGC
The nucleotide sequence above comes from Saccharomyces cerevisiae S288C chromosome III, complete sequence. Encoded proteins:
- a CDS encoding uncharacterized protein (Putative quinone oxidoreductase; overexpression improves ethanol production and acid stress resistance; involved in copper metabolism; similar to Cochliobolus carbonum toxD gene); its protein translation is MKAVVIEDGKAVVKEGVPIPELEEGFVLIKTLAVAGNPTDWAHIDYKVGPQGSILGCDAAGQIVKLGPAVDPKDFSIGDYIYGFIHGSSVRFPSNGAFAEYSAISTVVAYKSPNELKFLGEDVLPAGPVRSLEGAATIPVSLTTAGLVLTYNLGLNLKWEPSTPQRNGPILLWGGATAVGQSLIQLANKLNGFTKIIVVASRKHEKLLKEYGADQLFDYHDIDVVEQIKHKYNNISYLVDCVANQNTLQQVYKCAADKQDATVVELTNLTEENVKKENRRQNVTIDRTRLYSIGGHEVPFGGITFPADPEARRAATEFVKFINPKISDGQIHHIPARVYKNGLYDVPRILEDIKIGKNSGEKLVAVLN